A single region of the Manihot esculenta cultivar AM560-2 chromosome 12, M.esculenta_v8, whole genome shotgun sequence genome encodes:
- the LOC110628681 gene encoding nuclear transport factor 2B: MEPDSVAKAFVEHYYTTFDANRAGLANLYQEGSMLTFEGQKIQGSQNIVSKLISLPFQQCQHSITTVDCQPSGPAGGMLVFVSGNLQLTGEQHALKFSQMFHLIPTPQGSFYVLNDIFRLNYA, encoded by the exons ATGGAACCAGACTCCGTGGCTAAGGCATTTGTTGAGCACTACTATACCACTTTCGATGCGAACCGGGCCGGATTAGCTAACCTCTATCAGGAGGGATCCATGCTCACCTTCGAGGGTCAGAAGATCCAGGGCTCCCAAAATATCGTCTCCAAGCTCATTAGCCTTCCTTTCCAGCAGTGCCAGCACAGCATCACCACCGTCGACTGCCAGCCATCAGGCCCTGCCGGTGGTATGCTTGTCTTTGTTTCTGGTAACCTTCAGCTCACTGGTGAACAACATGCCCTCAAGTTTAGTCAG ATGTTCCATTTGATTCCAACACCACAAGGGAGCTTTTATGTGTTGAATGACATTTTCCGGTTGAACTATGCATGA
- the LOC110628678 gene encoding histidine kinase 3 isoform X2: MSLLHVFGFGLKVVNLLWMLCCWILSVISMNWFVNDETKTGLLGDGGKMWLMFWEANSCKMHHHYYQYIGSKRVRKTWWRRLLVAWVIGWIMVSLWILWYMSSQAAEKRKETLASMCDERARMLQDQFNVSMNHVQAMSILISTFHHGKNPSAIDQEDRENVLRARESGTGVLTAPFRLLKTNRLGVILTFAVYKGDIPSNATPNERIKATDGYLGGVFDIESLVEKLLQQLASKQTILVDVYDTTNQSHPISMYGSNVSDDELQHVSSLNFGDPHRMHEMHCKFKQKPPWQWLAITTSFGVLVIALLIGHIFHATVNRIAKVEDDYHEMMELKKLAEAADIAKSQFLATVSHEIRTPMNGVLGMLHMLMDTDLDVTQQDYVGIAQASGKALVSLINEVLDQAKIESGKLELEDVRFNLRAILDDVLPLFSDKSQGKGIELAVYISDNVPEMLIGDPGRFRQIITNLMGNSIKFTHQGHIFVTVHLVEEVIDFIDVETESSSRNTLSGFPIADRRRSWAGFRTFSQDGSSRTLLASSPDLVNLIVSVEDTGEGIPLEAQSRIFTPFMQVGPSTSRKYGGTGIGLSISKCLVGLMNGEIGFVSIPKIGTTFTFTAVFGNGCSSSHDYKSRKFSNQSNAIFSEFQGMTALVVDPRPERAKVSRYHIQRLGIHVEVVSDLNQAFCSISNGNAVVNMVLIEREVWDRDSSVSALFINNTRKIDHGVSPKLFLLANSISSSKSDAATSGVYTPSAIMKPLRASMLAASLQRAMGVGNKGNPRNGDLSNLLLGRKILIVDDNAVNLKVASGALKKYGADVVCAESGEKAITLLTPPHQFDACFMDIQMPEMDGFEATRKIRDKEDNFNNSIQNGDASAEAYENFPNWKVPILAMTADVIQATHEECLKCGMDGYVSKPFEAEQLYREVSRFFQSTSNVIL, from the exons ATGAGTTTGCTCCATGTATTTGGGTTTGGTTTAAAGGTGGTGAATCTACTTTGGATGTTATGTTGCTGGATTTTGTCAGTAATTTCCATGAACTGGTTCGTCAATGATGAGACCAAGACTGGTTTGCTCGGTGATGGTGGCAAGATGTGGCTCATGTTCTGGGAAGCGAATAGTTGCAAAATGCATCATCACTACTACCAGTATATTGGGTCAAAGAGAGTTAGAAAAACATGGTGGAGAAGGCTCTTGGTGGCATGGGTAATTGGCTGGATCATGGTCTCTTTATGGATCTTATGGTACATGAGCTCACAAGCGGCGGAGAAAAGGAAAGAGACCCTTGCAAGCATGTGTGATGAGAGGGCCAGGATGCTACAGGATCAGTTTAATGTGAGCATGAACCATGTGCAGGCTATGTCCATTTTGATCTCAACCTTTCACCATGGCAAGAACCCTTCTGCTATTGATCAG GAAGACCGTGAAAATGTGTTGCGTGCTAGAGAATCAGGAACAGGGGTTCTAACTGCTCCTTTTAGGTTGCTGAAAACTAACCGCCTTGGAGTTATATTGACATTTGCTGTTTACAAGGGAGATATCCCCTCAAATGCAACTCCAAATGAGAGGATTAAAGCGACTGATGG GTATCTTGGAGGAGTCTTTGATATTGAATCGCTTGTTGAAAAGCTACTGCAACAGCTTGCAAGTAAACAAACTATCCTAGTGGATGTGTATGACACTACTAATCAATCTCACCCCATCAGCATGTATGGCTCAAATGTATCAGATGACGAATTGCAACATGTTAGCTCTCTTAATTTTGGAGATCCCCATAGAATGCATGAGATGCATTGCAA ATTCAAACAAAAGCCACCATGGCAATGGTTAGCAATAACAACTTCGTTTGGGGTCCTTGTGATAGCATTGCTTATTGGGCATATTTTCCATGCAACTGTAAATCGGATTGCCAAAGTTGAAGACGATTATCATGAAATGATGGAGCTTAAAAAACTAGCTGAGGCAGCTGATATAGCAAAATCTCAg TTTCTTGCTACAGTTTCTCATGAGATCAGAACCCCAATGAATGGTGTTCTGG GAATGTTACATATGCTTATGGATACGGATCTAGATGTAACTCAACAAGATTATGTCGGAATTGCACAAGCCAGTGGAAAAGCTCTTGTCTCATTAATCAATGAGGTTTTAGATCAAGCAAAAATTGAATCAGGTAAGCTTGAGCTTGAGGATGTGCGGTTCAATCTACGGGCAATTTTAGATGACGTACTACCGCTCTTTTCTGACAAGTCTCAAGGAAAAGGAATAGAG TTGGCTGTTTACATCTCTGATAATGTTCCTGAAATGCTAATTGGTGATCCAGGGAGGTTCCGGCAAATCATAACCAATCTCATGGGAAACTCAATAAAA TTCACGCATCAAGGGCACATCTTTGTCACCGTCCATCTTGTGGAGGAGGTGATTGACTTCATAGATGTGGAGACAGAATCATCATCAAGGAATACCTTGAGTGGTTTTCCCATTGCAGATAGACGCCGCAGCTGGGCAGGATTTAGGACTTTCAGTCAGGATGGGTCTAGTCGTACTCTTTTGGCATCCTCTCCTGACCTTGTCAATCTAATTGTTTCTGTTGAGGATACAGGAGAAGGGATCCCTCTTGAAGCCCAATCTCGCATTTTCACTCCTTTTATGCAGGTTGGCCCATCCACTTCCCGAAAATATGGAGGCACAGGGATTGGCCTAAGTATAAGCAAATGTTTGGTTGGCCTCATGAATGGGGAAATTGGGTTTGTAAGCATACCCAAGATCGGGACGACCTTTACATTTACTGCTGTTTTTGGCAATGGCTGCTCCAGTTCTCATGACTACAAGAGTCGCAAATTCAGCAACCAGTCTAACGCTATCTTTTCAGAATTTCAAGGCATGACAGCATTAGTTGTGGATCCAAGGCCTGAAAGGGCCAAGGTTTCAAGATATCATATTCAGCGGCTTGGAATTCATGTTGAAGTGGTTTCTGATTTAAATCAAGCTTTCTGTAGCATAAGCAACGGGAATGCTGTTGTCAACATGGTTCTTATTGAACGGGAAGTTTGGGATAGGGATTCAAGTGTTTCAGCTCTATTCATCAATAATACAAGGAAAATTGATCATGGTGTTTCTCCAAAACTATTCCTTCTGGCTAATTCTATCAGTTCTTCCAAATCGGACGCTGCAACTTCTGGTGTTTATACTCCTAGTGCCATCATGAAGCCCCTTAGGGCAAGTATGCTGGCTGCATCATTGCAACGAGCAATGGGTGTTGGGAACAAGGGGAATCCACGCAACGGGGATCTCTCCAACCTTCTTCTTGGGAGAAAAATTCTTATTGTAGATGACAATGCTGTAAACCTCAAAGTAGCTTCTGGTGCTTTGAAAAAGTACGGAGCTGATGTGGTCTGTGCAGAGAGTGGAGAAAAGGCAATCACATTGCTTACTCCACCCCACCAGTTTGATGCTTGCTTCATGGATATCCAGATGCCGGAAATGGATGG TTTTGAAGCTACAAGGAAAATTCGGGATAAAGAAGACAATTTCAACAATTCTATTCAGAATGGAGATGCATCAGCTGAAGCCTATGAAAATTTTCCAAATTGGAAAGTTCCCATCTTAGCAATGACTGCAGATGTAATTCAAGCTACACATGAGGAATGCCTAAAGTGTGGAATGGATGGATATGTTTCTAAACCTTTTGAAGCTGAACAACTATACAGGGAGGTTTCACGATTTTTTCAGTCAACTTCCAATGTGATCTTATAG
- the LOC122721334 gene encoding stress-associated endoplasmic reticulum protein 2-like — MTTSRRLADRKVERFEKNITKRGAVPETTTKKGNDYPVGPVLLGFFIFVVIGSSLFQIIRTATSGGMA; from the exons ATG ACTACATCAAGGCGCCTTGCAGATAGGAAAGTTGAGAGGTTCGAGAAGAACATTACTAAGAGAGGAGCTGTTCCTGAAACAACTACTAAAAAGGGAAATGACTATCCTGTTGGGCCTGTTCTGCTTGGATTCTTCATCTTTGTTGTCATTGGATCAT CTCTATTCCAGATAATCAGGACAGCAACAAGCGGGGGCATGGCTTAA
- the LOC110628678 gene encoding histidine kinase 3 isoform X1: MSLLHVFGFGLKVVNLLWMLCCWILSVISMNWFVNDETKTGLLGDGGKMWLMFWEANSCKMHHHYYQYIGSKRVRKTWWRRLLVAWVIGWIMVSLWILWYMSSQAAEKRKETLASMCDERARMLQDQFNVSMNHVQAMSILISTFHHGKNPSAIDQRTFARYTERTAFERPLTSGVAYAVRVLHSEREQFEKQQGWTIKRMDTLEQNPVHKDDYTPELLEPSPIQEEYAPVIFAQDTISHVVSLDMLSGKEDRENVLRARESGTGVLTAPFRLLKTNRLGVILTFAVYKGDIPSNATPNERIKATDGYLGGVFDIESLVEKLLQQLASKQTILVDVYDTTNQSHPISMYGSNVSDDELQHVSSLNFGDPHRMHEMHCKFKQKPPWQWLAITTSFGVLVIALLIGHIFHATVNRIAKVEDDYHEMMELKKLAEAADIAKSQFLATVSHEIRTPMNGVLGMLHMLMDTDLDVTQQDYVGIAQASGKALVSLINEVLDQAKIESGKLELEDVRFNLRAILDDVLPLFSDKSQGKGIELAVYISDNVPEMLIGDPGRFRQIITNLMGNSIKFTHQGHIFVTVHLVEEVIDFIDVETESSSRNTLSGFPIADRRRSWAGFRTFSQDGSSRTLLASSPDLVNLIVSVEDTGEGIPLEAQSRIFTPFMQVGPSTSRKYGGTGIGLSISKCLVGLMNGEIGFVSIPKIGTTFTFTAVFGNGCSSSHDYKSRKFSNQSNAIFSEFQGMTALVVDPRPERAKVSRYHIQRLGIHVEVVSDLNQAFCSISNGNAVVNMVLIEREVWDRDSSVSALFINNTRKIDHGVSPKLFLLANSISSSKSDAATSGVYTPSAIMKPLRASMLAASLQRAMGVGNKGNPRNGDLSNLLLGRKILIVDDNAVNLKVASGALKKYGADVVCAESGEKAITLLTPPHQFDACFMDIQMPEMDGFEATRKIRDKEDNFNNSIQNGDASAEAYENFPNWKVPILAMTADVIQATHEECLKCGMDGYVSKPFEAEQLYREVSRFFQSTSNVIL, encoded by the exons ATGAGTTTGCTCCATGTATTTGGGTTTGGTTTAAAGGTGGTGAATCTACTTTGGATGTTATGTTGCTGGATTTTGTCAGTAATTTCCATGAACTGGTTCGTCAATGATGAGACCAAGACTGGTTTGCTCGGTGATGGTGGCAAGATGTGGCTCATGTTCTGGGAAGCGAATAGTTGCAAAATGCATCATCACTACTACCAGTATATTGGGTCAAAGAGAGTTAGAAAAACATGGTGGAGAAGGCTCTTGGTGGCATGGGTAATTGGCTGGATCATGGTCTCTTTATGGATCTTATGGTACATGAGCTCACAAGCGGCGGAGAAAAGGAAAGAGACCCTTGCAAGCATGTGTGATGAGAGGGCCAGGATGCTACAGGATCAGTTTAATGTGAGCATGAACCATGTGCAGGCTATGTCCATTTTGATCTCAACCTTTCACCATGGCAAGAACCCTTCTGCTATTGATCAG AGGACTTTTGCAAGGTATACAGAAAGAACTGCTTTTGAGAGGCCCCTCACAAGTGGTGTGGCATATGCTGTAAGGGTGCTCCACTCTGAAAGGGAACAATTTGAGAAACAACAAGGCTGGACAATTAAGAGGATGGATACCCTGGAACAAAATCCAGTTCATAAAGATGACTATACCCCAGAATTATTGGAGCCATCCCCAATCCAAGAAGAATATGCCCCTGTCATCTTTGCACAGGATACCATTTCACATGTGGTTTCTCTTGATATGCTGTCTGGAAAA GAAGACCGTGAAAATGTGTTGCGTGCTAGAGAATCAGGAACAGGGGTTCTAACTGCTCCTTTTAGGTTGCTGAAAACTAACCGCCTTGGAGTTATATTGACATTTGCTGTTTACAAGGGAGATATCCCCTCAAATGCAACTCCAAATGAGAGGATTAAAGCGACTGATGG GTATCTTGGAGGAGTCTTTGATATTGAATCGCTTGTTGAAAAGCTACTGCAACAGCTTGCAAGTAAACAAACTATCCTAGTGGATGTGTATGACACTACTAATCAATCTCACCCCATCAGCATGTATGGCTCAAATGTATCAGATGACGAATTGCAACATGTTAGCTCTCTTAATTTTGGAGATCCCCATAGAATGCATGAGATGCATTGCAA ATTCAAACAAAAGCCACCATGGCAATGGTTAGCAATAACAACTTCGTTTGGGGTCCTTGTGATAGCATTGCTTATTGGGCATATTTTCCATGCAACTGTAAATCGGATTGCCAAAGTTGAAGACGATTATCATGAAATGATGGAGCTTAAAAAACTAGCTGAGGCAGCTGATATAGCAAAATCTCAg TTTCTTGCTACAGTTTCTCATGAGATCAGAACCCCAATGAATGGTGTTCTGG GAATGTTACATATGCTTATGGATACGGATCTAGATGTAACTCAACAAGATTATGTCGGAATTGCACAAGCCAGTGGAAAAGCTCTTGTCTCATTAATCAATGAGGTTTTAGATCAAGCAAAAATTGAATCAGGTAAGCTTGAGCTTGAGGATGTGCGGTTCAATCTACGGGCAATTTTAGATGACGTACTACCGCTCTTTTCTGACAAGTCTCAAGGAAAAGGAATAGAG TTGGCTGTTTACATCTCTGATAATGTTCCTGAAATGCTAATTGGTGATCCAGGGAGGTTCCGGCAAATCATAACCAATCTCATGGGAAACTCAATAAAA TTCACGCATCAAGGGCACATCTTTGTCACCGTCCATCTTGTGGAGGAGGTGATTGACTTCATAGATGTGGAGACAGAATCATCATCAAGGAATACCTTGAGTGGTTTTCCCATTGCAGATAGACGCCGCAGCTGGGCAGGATTTAGGACTTTCAGTCAGGATGGGTCTAGTCGTACTCTTTTGGCATCCTCTCCTGACCTTGTCAATCTAATTGTTTCTGTTGAGGATACAGGAGAAGGGATCCCTCTTGAAGCCCAATCTCGCATTTTCACTCCTTTTATGCAGGTTGGCCCATCCACTTCCCGAAAATATGGAGGCACAGGGATTGGCCTAAGTATAAGCAAATGTTTGGTTGGCCTCATGAATGGGGAAATTGGGTTTGTAAGCATACCCAAGATCGGGACGACCTTTACATTTACTGCTGTTTTTGGCAATGGCTGCTCCAGTTCTCATGACTACAAGAGTCGCAAATTCAGCAACCAGTCTAACGCTATCTTTTCAGAATTTCAAGGCATGACAGCATTAGTTGTGGATCCAAGGCCTGAAAGGGCCAAGGTTTCAAGATATCATATTCAGCGGCTTGGAATTCATGTTGAAGTGGTTTCTGATTTAAATCAAGCTTTCTGTAGCATAAGCAACGGGAATGCTGTTGTCAACATGGTTCTTATTGAACGGGAAGTTTGGGATAGGGATTCAAGTGTTTCAGCTCTATTCATCAATAATACAAGGAAAATTGATCATGGTGTTTCTCCAAAACTATTCCTTCTGGCTAATTCTATCAGTTCTTCCAAATCGGACGCTGCAACTTCTGGTGTTTATACTCCTAGTGCCATCATGAAGCCCCTTAGGGCAAGTATGCTGGCTGCATCATTGCAACGAGCAATGGGTGTTGGGAACAAGGGGAATCCACGCAACGGGGATCTCTCCAACCTTCTTCTTGGGAGAAAAATTCTTATTGTAGATGACAATGCTGTAAACCTCAAAGTAGCTTCTGGTGCTTTGAAAAAGTACGGAGCTGATGTGGTCTGTGCAGAGAGTGGAGAAAAGGCAATCACATTGCTTACTCCACCCCACCAGTTTGATGCTTGCTTCATGGATATCCAGATGCCGGAAATGGATGG TTTTGAAGCTACAAGGAAAATTCGGGATAAAGAAGACAATTTCAACAATTCTATTCAGAATGGAGATGCATCAGCTGAAGCCTATGAAAATTTTCCAAATTGGAAAGTTCCCATCTTAGCAATGACTGCAGATGTAATTCAAGCTACACATGAGGAATGCCTAAAGTGTGGAATGGATGGATATGTTTCTAAACCTTTTGAAGCTGAACAACTATACAGGGAGGTTTCACGATTTTTTCAGTCAACTTCCAATGTGATCTTATAG